The Candidatus Hydrogenedentota bacterium genome window below encodes:
- a CDS encoding sugar transferase, whose translation MRIIAAILADAVLVVYTYVGCTVARVAFGASPEMLDTLARCLLPFVAIHIASLAAFESYDFGKTRSESDLAFSAALGVLLANFASFALATFAILYYAPETQVIGRSVFAAALAIELVILPGWRVWYTADRRKRGDLQCRVIAVGNPDRIADIARELQEYSRVGHRVAGCVSSKNETPPPDFLGCIGEIDAIVERYNVDEILIVGEVFAQNPEYLPGIVDLCERRNIVVHIVPTFYHSMISRLDLYEIGGLPLIQLKPRPLSGPYAFIKRGMDITCAIAGLAMASPILLAAAVAIRLETPGPVFYRQIRAGKNGREFEILKLRTMRVDAEKETGPVWATKDDPRVTRVGAFLRAKRIDEIPQMWNILKGDMSLVGPRPERPHFISKFSQELPFFPLRLRVRPGVTALSHVWGRYDSTPADRLRYDLAYIANLSFRLDVRILIGTVKIVLTGRGAQ comes from the coding sequence ATGAGAATAATCGCCGCCATATTGGCCGACGCCGTCCTCGTCGTGTACACCTACGTGGGCTGCACGGTTGCGCGTGTGGCCTTCGGCGCGTCGCCGGAGATGCTTGACACGCTTGCGCGCTGCCTCTTGCCGTTCGTGGCCATTCACATCGCGAGCCTAGCCGCGTTCGAGTCCTACGACTTCGGGAAAACGCGCAGCGAATCGGACTTGGCGTTTTCGGCGGCGCTGGGCGTGCTTTTAGCCAATTTCGCCTCGTTTGCGTTGGCGACTTTCGCGATTCTCTATTATGCGCCGGAAACGCAGGTCATCGGACGTTCGGTTTTTGCGGCGGCGCTTGCAATCGAATTGGTAATCCTGCCCGGTTGGCGTGTCTGGTACACGGCGGACCGCCGAAAGCGAGGGGATCTGCAATGTCGCGTGATTGCGGTTGGAAACCCCGATAGGATTGCCGACATCGCGCGGGAATTGCAGGAATATTCGCGTGTCGGCCATCGGGTTGCCGGGTGCGTTTCGTCGAAAAACGAAACGCCGCCGCCGGATTTTCTGGGATGCATCGGCGAGATTGACGCGATCGTCGAACGCTACAACGTGGACGAAATCCTGATTGTCGGCGAGGTGTTCGCCCAAAATCCCGAATATTTGCCGGGCATCGTGGACCTCTGCGAACGCCGGAACATTGTCGTGCATATTGTCCCCACATTCTATCATTCAATGATCAGCCGCCTCGACCTCTACGAAATTGGAGGTCTTCCGCTCATCCAACTCAAGCCGCGCCCGTTGTCGGGGCCGTATGCGTTCATCAAGCGGGGCATGGACATTACATGCGCGATCGCGGGGCTTGCGATGGCCTCGCCGATTCTTCTGGCCGCCGCCGTTGCCATTCGCCTCGAAACGCCGGGTCCTGTGTTCTATCGCCAGATCCGCGCCGGAAAGAACGGGCGTGAATTCGAGATTCTCAAACTGCGCACGATGCGCGTGGACGCCGAAAAGGAGACGGGGCCGGTCTGGGCGACCAAGGATGATCCGCGTGTCACGCGCGTGGGCGCGTTCCTACGCGCAAAACGCATTGACGAAATCCCGCAGATGTGGAATATCCTCAAAGGCGACATGAGTCTTGTGGGTCCACGTCCCGAACGGCCCCATTTCATCTCAAAATTTTCCCAAGAACTTCCTTTTTTTCCCCTGCGGTTGCGTGTGCGGCCGGGCGTGACGGCGCTGTCGCACGTGTGGGGACGCTACGACAGCACGCCCGCCGACCGGCTTCGGTACGATCTCGCCTATATCGCCAACCTTTCGTTCCGTCTTGATGTGCGGATTCTCATTGGCACCGTGAAGATTGTTTTGACCGGCCGCGGCGCCCAGTAA
- a CDS encoding DUF3488 and transglutaminase-like domain-containing protein: MPDNLRRSLQVSSFLLVMSGYLALVTTQRYTAALAFAPLFFYALAPIGEYLDARSPWYRRITAVVSLLSLGAALASLAVLDLLTSVTLLVMYIQAYTLLHRKRISSYHHLHLMAFFLLLAAFVQSPDPEIAPVIALFVISAIAALMALHACSELARNEGIGPGEVLPLGAFDNGMPVLDAPRHARGVTAVFAAIAVACLVFMVGIFYLTPRMEAGLLGRSDPVLFQTGPSRTVDLSKGGTIQQSQTPVMHVEFPDEPGGRYPGEMYWRATALDDYQNGQWQSKGVSSIRTEPMYSVSVSDIVASNTGRSGLVERASWNNARIVRQSIYMDDAPEDGLPCLTMPERVSVSVNRRAIRLGWSDRGDYSVIILRRGPQRWIQYEAWSDVRRFSPEQLRSAPDNFRELLSPHDYERLTYQDLLPETRRLAQEITRDQQNVHDKAAAINAYLSGSNYLYTLTLPPLPPDHPIDAFINQTRRGHCELYASALALMLRSLGVPTRVVAGYRGGEWNDSDAAYTVRADMAHLWVEVFFPGYGWITFDPSPRGVESLVTRNWLAQAVSRQVLRAKIFWYRDVIGFDRALQLTLFRNAGLQLVGLGSELFGAADLGQAINPRGPWLLPISALVLCAALVAWRKRSRARAQSLYAGALSADQHRAVTLYERLRRRLRRMGVSVAGLTANEIQQHIETVPIVNDAAAVRELIETYNQVRFGGRPLTRERYAALKRLLRSIQFRERPT; this comes from the coding sequence GTGCCTGACAACCTCCGGCGATCCCTCCAAGTCTCCTCGTTCCTGCTCGTCATGAGCGGCTATCTGGCCCTTGTCACCACGCAGCGGTATACCGCCGCGCTGGCGTTTGCGCCCCTGTTCTTTTATGCCCTCGCGCCGATCGGTGAATACCTTGACGCCCGTTCCCCTTGGTATCGCCGCATCACCGCCGTCGTGTCGTTGTTGAGCCTTGGAGCGGCGCTGGCCTCGCTGGCCGTGCTGGATCTGCTGACGAGTGTCACATTGTTGGTGATGTATATCCAGGCGTACACCCTCCTGCACCGCAAGCGCATATCGAGTTACCATCACCTGCATCTGATGGCCTTTTTCCTGCTGCTGGCCGCCTTCGTACAAAGTCCCGACCCCGAAATCGCGCCTGTCATCGCGCTGTTCGTGATCAGCGCCATCGCCGCGCTCATGGCGCTGCACGCCTGTTCGGAACTCGCCCGGAACGAGGGCATCGGCCCGGGCGAAGTCCTGCCGCTCGGCGCGTTCGACAACGGCATGCCCGTGCTCGATGCGCCGCGGCATGCGCGAGGCGTCACGGCGGTATTTGCGGCCATCGCCGTCGCATGCCTCGTGTTCATGGTGGGGATTTTTTACCTCACGCCGCGCATGGAGGCCGGCCTGCTTGGACGCAGCGACCCGGTGTTGTTCCAAACCGGCCCGTCGCGCACGGTGGACTTGTCCAAGGGCGGCACAATCCAGCAAAGCCAGACGCCCGTCATGCACGTCGAATTCCCGGACGAACCCGGCGGACGCTATCCCGGCGAAATGTATTGGCGCGCCACGGCGCTCGATGACTATCAGAACGGGCAATGGCAGTCCAAGGGCGTTTCCTCCATCAGAACCGAGCCGATGTATTCCGTGTCCGTTTCCGACATTGTCGCGTCGAACACCGGACGGAGCGGCCTCGTCGAGCGCGCCTCGTGGAACAACGCGCGGATTGTCCGCCAGTCCATCTACATGGACGATGCGCCGGAAGACGGCCTGCCCTGCCTCACAATGCCGGAACGCGTGTCCGTATCTGTGAACCGCCGCGCCATCCGGCTGGGTTGGAGCGATCGCGGCGACTACTCGGTTATCATCCTGCGGCGCGGTCCCCAGCGATGGATTCAGTATGAGGCATGGTCCGATGTGCGCCGGTTTTCACCCGAACAACTGCGCAGCGCGCCCGACAACTTTAGGGAACTGCTTTCGCCGCACGATTATGAACGGCTGACCTACCAGGATCTCCTGCCGGAAACCCGGCGGCTGGCACAGGAAATCACGCGCGATCAGCAAAATGTCCATGACAAGGCCGCCGCGATCAATGCCTATCTGAGCGGAAGCAACTATCTGTATACCCTTACGCTGCCTCCCCTGCCGCCGGACCACCCCATAGACGCCTTCATCAATCAGACCCGGCGCGGGCATTGCGAACTCTACGCCAGCGCCCTGGCCCTCATGCTCCGATCGCTGGGCGTGCCCACGCGCGTCGTCGCGGGATACCGAGGCGGCGAATGGAACGATTCGGATGCCGCGTACACCGTCCGCGCCGACATGGCGCATTTGTGGGTCGAAGTCTTCTTTCCGGGTTATGGCTGGATTACCTTCGATCCGTCGCCGCGCGGGGTCGAAAGCCTGGTAACGCGCAACTGGCTCGCGCAGGCGGTGTCCCGCCAAGTGTTACGCGCAAAGATTTTCTGGTACCGCGACGTAATCGGTTTCGATCGCGCCCTGCAACTGACCCTGTTCCGAAACGCGGGATTGCAACTGGTCGGCTTGGGTTCCGAATTGTTTGGCGCGGCGGACCTCGGCCAAGCCATCAACCCGCGGGGGCCGTGGTTGCTGCCGATCTCGGCCCTTGTGCTGTGCGCCGCCCTTGTCGCGTGGCGGAAACGATCCCGCGCCCGGGCGCAATCATTGTATGCCGGGGCGCTGTCCGCCGATCAGCACCGGGCCGTTACGCTTTACGAACGCCTCCGCCGACGGCTCCGGCGCATGGGCGTATCTGTCGCAGGCCTTACCGCCAACGAAATCCAGCAACACATCGAAACCGTGCCGATCGTGAACGACGCGGCGGCCGTACGCGAACTAATTGAAACCTATAACCAGGTCCGGTTCGGAGGGCGCCCGCTGACCCGCGAACGCTACGCCGCCCTGAAACGCCTCCTGCGCTCCATCCAATTCCGGGAACGCCCGACTTGA
- a CDS encoding DUF58 domain-containing protein, producing MRIRASGWAFLISFMLGLLAAWNTGANLLYLVVGGIGSFIVVSLIIPVWNLRGLSVIRSAPDAAHRGEPFGVTLRINNAKRTPAGAVRIERAGPSPATAAIALYVPARSSIVLRTSWTFPNRGVHRLPAMNLRSGFPFGFFERSRPIRDEVEVVVYPRVKSVRTAWIERLPGPRAAPRIVRGEGDEFFSLRDYVPGDDVRHIAWRASAKRGSLLVREMARETSRYVVFALDTHRPPDTPDFDDLFEEAVEMVASLAVALLNRQYIVSVVSPGRRLPGSEGKSQIRRVLDMLARVTPSDDPAHGGFGWFNYGEEYGRASYAFIAADPRQWGRRLPFGGSRVIALREVPRA from the coding sequence ATGCGAATTCGCGCCTCCGGATGGGCTTTCCTCATCAGTTTCATGCTCGGCCTGCTGGCGGCGTGGAACACAGGGGCCAATCTTCTGTATTTGGTCGTGGGCGGCATCGGTAGTTTCATCGTGGTATCCCTGATAATCCCGGTGTGGAACCTGCGCGGTCTTTCCGTAATCCGCAGCGCGCCGGACGCCGCCCATCGCGGTGAACCGTTCGGCGTCACGCTGCGCATCAACAATGCCAAACGGACACCCGCCGGAGCCGTTCGCATCGAACGCGCCGGTCCTTCCCCGGCAACCGCCGCGATAGCCCTGTATGTGCCCGCGCGATCCAGTATCGTGTTGCGCACTTCATGGACGTTTCCGAACCGGGGCGTACACCGCCTGCCTGCCATGAACTTGCGCAGTGGATTCCCCTTCGGCTTCTTCGAACGCAGCCGGCCGATACGCGACGAAGTCGAGGTGGTCGTTTATCCCCGTGTAAAATCCGTACGGACGGCATGGATCGAGCGCCTGCCCGGCCCGCGTGCGGCGCCCCGAATTGTCCGCGGCGAGGGCGACGAATTCTTCAGCCTTCGCGACTATGTTCCAGGAGACGATGTCCGGCATATCGCTTGGCGCGCCAGCGCAAAAAGAGGCTCGCTGCTGGTTCGCGAAATGGCGCGCGAGACCTCGCGTTACGTCGTCTTTGCCTTGGACACGCACCGCCCGCCCGACACCCCGGATTTCGACGACCTGTTCGAGGAAGCCGTCGAAATGGTCGCGTCGCTCGCGGTGGCTCTCCTGAACCGGCAATACATCGTGTCTGTTGTTTCGCCCGGACGCCGCCTGCCCGGTTCGGAAGGCAAAAGCCAAATCCGGCGCGTGCTCGACATGCTGGCGCGCGTCACCCCCTCGGACGATCCCGCCCACGGCGGTTTCGGCTGGTTCAATTACGGCGAGGAATACGGGCGCGCCTCGTATGCCTTCATCGCGGCGGACCCTCGCCAATGGGGACGCCGTCTGCCCTTTGGCGGCAGCCGCGTCATCGCCTTGCGGGAGGTGCCCCGTGCCTGA
- a CDS encoding MoxR family ATPase, translated as MAVIERDTTEIIARLANNIEKVIFGKPDVIRLCLTGLLARGHILIEDIPGIGKTTLAQALARSIDCTFTRIQFTSDMLPSDIIGVSVLNPKTSEFEFRQGPIFANVVLADEINRTPPKTQSALLEAMSENQVSVDGVSRPVPQPFIVLATQNPVEFEGAYPLPESQVDRFLLRVEIGYPPEDDELRIMRRRDPHQAIEDLEPVLGASDVVRLQEQAGEVAVDDDVARYMLAIVQGTRADEHIQLGVSPRASLGLYEACQARALIEGRDYVTPDDVKQMAVPILAHRLLVKSRGGDMVAAARERARTLADVVQRIPVPI; from the coding sequence ATGGCTGTAATTGAGCGCGACACCACCGAAATCATCGCGCGGCTTGCCAACAATATCGAAAAGGTGATATTCGGCAAGCCGGACGTGATCCGGCTTTGTCTTACGGGCCTCCTTGCACGTGGACATATCTTGATAGAGGACATACCGGGCATCGGCAAGACAACCCTGGCCCAAGCGCTCGCCCGTTCGATTGATTGCACATTCACGCGCATCCAGTTCACAAGCGACATGCTTCCCTCGGACATCATCGGCGTTTCGGTCCTGAATCCGAAGACGTCCGAGTTTGAGTTTCGCCAGGGTCCGATTTTTGCCAATGTGGTCTTGGCCGACGAGATCAACCGGACGCCGCCGAAAACGCAGAGCGCCCTACTCGAAGCCATGAGCGAAAACCAGGTGTCGGTGGACGGCGTATCGCGCCCGGTGCCGCAGCCGTTCATCGTGCTGGCGACACAGAATCCCGTCGAATTCGAGGGCGCATACCCCCTGCCCGAATCGCAGGTGGACCGTTTCCTGCTGCGCGTCGAAATCGGCTATCCGCCGGAAGACGACGAACTGCGGATCATGCGCCGGCGCGATCCGCATCAGGCGATCGAAGACCTCGAACCCGTTCTGGGCGCATCCGACGTGGTCCGGTTGCAGGAGCAGGCCGGCGAAGTGGCGGTTGACGATGACGTCGCGCGCTACATGCTCGCGATCGTCCAGGGCACCCGCGCCGACGAACATATCCAATTGGGGGTCAGTCCGCGTGCGTCGCTCGGCCTGTACGAGGCATGCCAGGCGCGTGCGCTCATCGAGGGACGGGACTACGTCACGCCGGACGACGTCAAGCAGATGGCGGTTCCCATACTGGCCCATCGCCTGCTGGTCAAGTCGCGCGGCGGCGACATGGTCGCGGCCGCCCGCGAACGCGCGCGCACCTTGGCCGACGTGGTTCAGCGCATTCCCGTTCCAATCTAA
- a CDS encoding dienelactone hydrolase family protein: MVNLAKVGSLAQWRALRGEIEAAVLSLLGPLPKERVEIQTKTVDEMQFSGYVRRRVNYFVDEWERVSAWLFVPDRKDEMPGILCCHRAVTQGKDEPAGLEGDSAMFMAQRYAELGYVTIAPDCITAGDRISPGLAAYDTKAFYKDNPKASAMGRMLSDHLYALDVLCEVKRVDSARLGVIGHGLGAQNALFLAAFDERVQTCVASGGFTRFATDKDPGRWMREGGLVYFPQLREAIKTKKFPFDWEHILALCAPSPTLVVAAENDPEFGSPKSCEKAVELASNVYRLLGASEALELLVHDGIQPMPPEVYEAADDWFERWL, from the coding sequence ATGGTGAATCTCGCGAAAGTCGGCAGTCTGGCTCAATGGCGGGCCCTTCGCGGCGAGATCGAAGCGGCGGTATTGTCGTTGCTCGGTCCGCTTCCGAAGGAACGCGTGGAAATCCAGACCAAGACGGTGGATGAAATGCAGTTTTCCGGATATGTCCGCCGGCGGGTGAATTATTTTGTGGACGAGTGGGAGCGGGTGTCGGCGTGGCTTTTTGTTCCGGATCGCAAGGACGAGATGCCGGGTATCTTGTGCTGCCATCGGGCGGTGACCCAAGGTAAGGACGAACCGGCCGGCCTCGAAGGCGATTCGGCGATGTTCATGGCGCAGCGGTACGCCGAATTGGGCTATGTGACAATCGCGCCGGACTGCATCACGGCAGGCGACCGCATCTCTCCAGGCCTTGCCGCGTACGACACGAAGGCGTTTTACAAGGACAACCCGAAAGCGTCGGCCATGGGCCGCATGCTTTCGGATCATCTATACGCGCTCGATGTGCTGTGTGAAGTCAAGCGGGTGGACAGCGCGCGGCTGGGGGTCATCGGCCACGGACTCGGCGCGCAGAACGCGCTGTTCCTCGCGGCCTTTGATGAACGGGTGCAGACGTGTGTGGCAAGCGGCGGGTTTACGCGGTTTGCAACCGACAAGGATCCGGGGCGCTGGATGCGTGAGGGCGGCCTTGTCTATTTCCCGCAGTTGCGCGAAGCCATCAAAACCAAAAAGTTCCCCTTCGACTGGGAACACATCTTGGCCTTGTGCGCGCCAAGCCCGACGCTCGTCGTCGCGGCGGAAAACGATCCCGAATTCGGCAGTCCGAAGAGTTGCGAAAAGGCCGTCGAACTCGCGTCGAATGTGTATCGTCTGCTCGGCGCTTCCGAGGCGCTCGAATTGCTGGTCCACGACGGAATACAACCCATGCCGCCGGAGGTTTACGAGGCGGCGGACGATTGGTTCGAACGATGGCTGTAA
- a CDS encoding SDR family oxidoreductase, whose product MSINLADKVAVVTGATGQLGREMVRALADAGADVAVCHHRNETKARELVGEIERRGVRGIAIQADVTDLDSILAMRDKVAATLGSADIIVNNAVIQYEWVSVLDQQPEDYESQFRSCVLHNVFMAKAFVPAMIERHWGRVIGISTECAMQCGENQSAYSAGKRGMDGVLRVLAREVGAHGITVNQVAPGWTISENRPEGCDANEENYRKRIPLRRRGTAREIAHVVVFLASDLAGFISGAYIPVCGGNVMPCI is encoded by the coding sequence ATTTCAATCAATCTTGCGGACAAGGTAGCCGTCGTCACGGGCGCGACGGGCCAGTTGGGCCGCGAAATGGTCCGGGCGTTGGCCGATGCGGGCGCGGATGTGGCCGTCTGTCATCATCGCAATGAAACCAAGGCCCGCGAACTTGTCGGGGAAATTGAAAGACGCGGTGTACGCGGAATCGCCATCCAGGCCGACGTGACGGATCTCGATTCGATCCTGGCCATGCGTGACAAGGTCGCCGCAACGCTGGGGTCTGCGGACATCATCGTCAATAATGCGGTGATTCAATATGAATGGGTGTCGGTGCTCGACCAGCAACCGGAGGATTACGAGAGCCAGTTTCGGTCGTGTGTGCTGCACAACGTGTTCATGGCGAAAGCGTTTGTGCCCGCCATGATTGAACGCCATTGGGGTCGTGTCATCGGCATCAGCACCGAATGCGCTATGCAATGCGGGGAAAACCAGTCGGCCTATAGCGCGGGCAAGCGCGGCATGGACGGCGTGTTGCGCGTGCTTGCCCGGGAAGTCGGCGCGCATGGAATCACGGTTAACCAAGTCGCGCCGGGATGGACGATCAGCGAGAACCGCCCGGAGGGTTGCGACGCCAATGAAGAGAATTATCGAAAGCGCATTCCACTACGACGCCGTGGCACGGCCCGCGAAATCGCCCATGTCGTCGTATTCCTCGCGTCCGATCTCGCCGGTTTCATTTCCGGCGCGTATATCCCGGTATGCGGCGGAAATGTGATGCCGTGTATTTGA